Genomic DNA from Thermoanaerobaculia bacterium:
GCGGCCGACGATGCGCACCGGGTACGACTTTCTCTCGTTCCTCCAGGGCCAGGCGGGACGAGACGGCGCGGCGATCGCCACGCTCGAGGCCGCCGACCGGAAGGGCCTGATCGACGACGGGCTGCGGGCGCGGTGGGGGCTCCTCTGCGCCGAGTCGGGGCGGGCGGCGGAAGGGCTCCGCATCCTCGCGCCGCTCTCCGACAGCCGGGATCCGGAAGCGCTCAACGCGACCGGAATCGCGCTCGCGACCGCCGGCCGGACGAAAGAGGCGATCGCGAAGTTCGAGCAGGCGGCGGCCGCCGATCCCCGCAGCGGCCAGGCGTTGCAGAACATCGGGATCACGCGGCTCCAGGCGGGAGACCCGGCGGCCGCGCTCGCCGCCCTCGGCCGGGCGCTCGCCGTCAACGACCGGCTGCCGCGCGCGTGGAACGCGCAGGGCGTCGCCCTCATGCGGGCGGGCCGCTCGGCGGACGCGATCGCCTCGTGGAAGAGATCGGTGGCGCTCGACCGGAACCAGTTCGACGCCCTGTTCAACATCGCGCTCGTGGCGCACGGGATCGGCGATGACGCCGATTCACGATCGGCGCTCGAGGATTTCATCGCCCGCGCGCCCGCGGTGCGCTACGGTCCCGACATCGCCCGCGCGCGCCAGCTCCTGGCGCAGCTGCCGGCCAACAAGGGTTGATGGGCGCGGGCTCTCGGAACGGAGAAGGAAAATGACGACGCGGAAGAGAAACGACGAAGGTCCCGCGGCTCGCGGCGCCGGGAAATGGGGCGCGGCGATCGCGGCCGCGGCGATGCTCGCGGCAGCGGCGGGCTGCGGCGGACGCGGCGAGCGCCGTTTCCAGCGCGCGCCGGTGATCCTGATCTCGATCGACACGCTCCGCGCCGACCATCTCCCCGCCTACGGCTACCGGCAGGTGAAGACCCCGGCGATGGACGCGCTCCGCCGCGATTCGGTCCTCTACGAGAACGCCTACAGCCACGTTCCGCTGACGCTGCCCTCCCACACGACGATGATGACCGGGATGCTGCCGCCGCAGAACGCCGTGCGCGACAACGTCGGCTACGTCCTCGCGCCCGGGCACGTCACGATCGCCTCGACGCTCAAGGAAAACGGCTACGCGACCGGCGGCGCGATCTCGGCGGTCGTCCTCACGGCGACGACCGGGATCAACCAGGGCTTCGACTTCTTCGAAGACGGCGTGGAGGCGCAGACGGAGACCGCGAGCCTGGCGCAGGTGCAGCGCTCGGGATTCGACACCGAGAAAATCGCGGAAAAATGGATCTCCGAGCACGAGAAGACGCCCTTCTTCTTTTTCCTGCATCTCTACGAGCCGCACACTCCGTACAAGCCGATCCCGCCGTTCGACGCCGAATACCGCGACCGCCCGTACGACGGCGAGATCGCGACGGTGGACCAGATCGTGGGCAAGTTCACGGACTATCTCCGGCGCGAGGGGATCTACGACCGCGCCCTCCTGGTGCTCGTTTCGGACCACGGCGAGGGGCTCGGCGAGCACGGCGAGCTCGAGCACGGCGTGCTGCTCTACCGCGAGACGCTGCACGTGCCGATGATGATCAAGCTCCCCGGAAAGGCCGACGCGGGCCAGTCCGTCGCGGTCCCCGTGGGGCTGGAGGACCTGTTTCCGACGATCACGCAGACCGTCGGAATCGCGCCGCCCGCCAACCTGGCCGGGAAAGCCGTGCCCTTCACCGCGTCGGCCGCGCGCTCTTTCCCGGTGCGCGACATCTACAGCGAGACGCTCTACCCGCGCTATCACTTCGGCTGGAGCGACCTCGCCGCGCTGACGAACGACCGGTATGAGTACATCCACGCGCCGAAGGACGAGATCTACGACGTGGTCGGGGACCCCTCGGAGACGCACGACCTCGCGTCGGGCCTCCCGGCGCCGTTCCGCCGGATGCGCAACGCCCTTCTCGCGATGGACCGGCCGCGGCAGGCGCCGGGACACGGCGACCCGGAGCAGGTCAAGAAGCTCGCCGCGCTCGGCTACCTCGGCTCGGCCTCGCCGCCCGAGGACGCCGCGAACCTCCCGAACCCGATGGAACGCGT
This window encodes:
- a CDS encoding sulfatase-like hydrolase/transferase; its protein translation is MTTRKRNDEGPAARGAGKWGAAIAAAAMLAAAAGCGGRGERRFQRAPVILISIDTLRADHLPAYGYRQVKTPAMDALRRDSVLYENAYSHVPLTLPSHTTMMTGMLPPQNAVRDNVGYVLAPGHVTIASTLKENGYATGGAISAVVLTATTGINQGFDFFEDGVEAQTETASLAQVQRSGFDTEKIAEKWISEHEKTPFFFFLHLYEPHTPYKPIPPFDAEYRDRPYDGEIATVDQIVGKFTDYLRREGIYDRALLVLVSDHGEGLGEHGELEHGVLLYRETLHVPMMIKLPGKADAGQSVAVPVGLEDLFPTITQTVGIAPPANLAGKAVPFTASAARSFPVRDIYSETLYPRYHFGWSDLAALTNDRYEYIHAPKDEIYDVVGDPSETHDLASGLPAPFRRMRNALLAMDRPRQAPGHGDPEQVKKLAALGYLGSASPPEDAANLPNPMERVGELSLLHKAIRLYAEKSYAEAIPLLRELLRKEPGMTDAWTQLSNTFHKLGQTEQSLEALKQADRWKPGDPVTLASMANEYFDLGDFAQAKLFAQRSIAVSGPAEAHEVLAAVLMHDKDLDGAEKEAREALERGHMGHVKPAILLAQVSKARGDLSGALAQLDKVETELENREDRQVSNLHYFKGDLLARMGRNAEAEQEFRQEIKYFPGNPGGWSSLAFLLASEGRSGEARQTLLEMVKKSPTPRCFRAAGETFKILGDPASAAFWTQRADAAARQAAAPPA